A region of Shinella zoogloeoides DNA encodes the following proteins:
- the traG gene encoding Ti-type conjugative transfer system protein TraG, with protein MMVRAKPHPSLLLVLVPIVVSGFAFYVANWRWPELATGMSGKTQYWFLRTSPVPVLLFGPLAGLLAVWALPLHRRRPIAMAGFVCFLLMAGFYGLREVARLSPYVERGALSWDQALSFLDMVAVASAAVGFMAAAVAARISSVVPEPVKRAKHGTFGDADWLPMAAAARLFPDNGEIVVGERYRVDKELVHALPFDPNDPSTWGKGGTAPLLTYKQDFDSTHMLFFAGSGGYKTTSNVVPTALRYTGPIICLDPSTEVAPIVVEHRRKALRREVMVLDPTNPIMGFNVLDGIETSTKKEEDIVGIAHMLLSESVRFESSTGSYFQNQAHNLLTGLLAHVMLSPEFADRRNLRSLRQIVSEPETSVLAMLRNVQEHSASAFIRETLGVFVNMTEQTFSGVYSTASKDTQWLSLDNYAALVCGNTFKSSEIAEGKKDVFLNIPASILRSYPGIGRVIIGSLINAMIEADGAFQRRALFMLDEVDLLGYMRVLEEARDRGRKYGISMMLMYQSVGQLERHFGKDGAVSWIDGCAFASYAAIKALDTARNVSAQCGEMTVEVKGSSRNIGWDTKSSASRKSESLNFQRRPLIMPHEITQDMRKDEQIIIVQGHSPIRCGRAVYFRRKEMDAAAAANRFVKGGRP; from the coding sequence GTGATGGTCCGAGCCAAACCGCATCCGAGCCTGTTGCTCGTTCTCGTGCCGATCGTCGTTTCGGGCTTCGCCTTCTATGTCGCCAATTGGCGTTGGCCAGAACTGGCGACGGGCATGTCGGGGAAGACGCAGTACTGGTTCCTGCGGACGTCGCCGGTTCCGGTCCTTCTGTTCGGACCGCTCGCCGGGCTCCTCGCGGTCTGGGCGCTGCCGCTGCATCGGCGTCGGCCGATCGCGATGGCAGGCTTCGTCTGCTTTCTGCTCATGGCGGGCTTTTATGGGCTGCGCGAGGTTGCCCGGCTTTCACCTTACGTCGAGCGCGGCGCATTGAGCTGGGATCAGGCGCTGTCCTTCCTCGATATGGTCGCGGTTGCCAGCGCGGCGGTCGGCTTCATGGCGGCGGCGGTGGCGGCGCGCATTTCCAGCGTCGTGCCCGAACCGGTCAAGCGCGCCAAGCACGGAACCTTCGGCGACGCGGATTGGCTGCCGATGGCTGCGGCCGCGCGGCTCTTTCCGGACAATGGCGAGATCGTCGTCGGAGAGCGCTATCGCGTCGACAAGGAGCTCGTCCACGCGCTACCGTTTGATCCAAACGATCCGTCGACATGGGGTAAGGGCGGAACAGCGCCGCTGCTCACCTACAAGCAGGATTTCGATTCCACGCACATGCTCTTCTTCGCCGGGTCGGGTGGCTACAAGACGACCAGCAACGTCGTACCGACCGCGCTGCGTTACACCGGACCGATCATTTGCCTCGATCCGTCCACCGAGGTCGCGCCGATTGTGGTCGAGCATCGGCGGAAGGCGTTGCGGCGCGAGGTCATGGTGCTCGATCCGACGAACCCGATCATGGGCTTCAATGTCCTCGACGGGATCGAGACCTCGACGAAAAAGGAGGAGGACATCGTCGGCATCGCTCATATGCTGCTGTCGGAAAGCGTGCGCTTCGAAAGCTCCACCGGCTCCTACTTCCAGAACCAGGCGCACAATCTTCTGACCGGGCTTCTGGCGCATGTGATGCTGTCGCCGGAATTCGCCGATCGGCGCAATCTGCGCAGCCTTCGCCAGATCGTTTCGGAGCCGGAGACCTCTGTGCTCGCCATGCTCCGCAACGTTCAGGAGCATTCAGCTTCGGCCTTCATCCGCGAAACGCTGGGCGTGTTCGTCAACATGACGGAGCAAACCTTCTCGGGCGTCTATTCAACGGCATCGAAGGATACGCAGTGGCTGTCCCTCGACAATTATGCTGCCCTCGTCTGTGGCAACACGTTCAAATCGTCCGAGATCGCCGAAGGCAAGAAAGACGTGTTCCTGAACATTCCCGCATCGATCCTGCGATCCTATCCGGGGATCGGCCGCGTGATCATCGGCTCGCTGATCAATGCGATGATCGAGGCGGACGGCGCGTTTCAGCGCCGGGCCCTGTTCATGCTCGATGAGGTCGATTTGCTCGGCTATATGCGGGTGCTGGAAGAGGCGCGTGATCGCGGTCGCAAATACGGGATCAGCATGATGCTGATGTACCAGTCCGTCGGCCAGCTTGAGCGGCATTTCGGCAAGGACGGCGCGGTGTCATGGATCGATGGCTGCGCCTTTGCGAGCTACGCCGCCATCAAGGCGCTCGACACAGCGCGCAATGTCTCCGCGCAATGCGGGGAAATGACCGTCGAGGTGAAGGGCAGTTCGCGCAATATCGGCTGGGACACGAAAAGCAGCGCCTCGCGGAAATCCGAAAGCCTCAACTTCCAGCGCCGGCCGCTGATCATGCCGCACGAAATCACGCAAGACATGCGCAAGGACGAGCAGATCATCATCGTGCAGGGCCATAGCCCGATCCGCTGCGGGCGCGCGGTCTACTTTCGGCGGAAGGAAATGGACGCGGCGGCGGCCGCCAACCGCTTCGTCAAAGGCGGCCGGCCGTGA
- a CDS encoding conjugal transfer protein TraD — MTADRKKEARDKFLLGGIVVRAGLSKADRAFLLGGLIELARVVSGSPEYRRLRDVGEEAFKAPALDGGRAMLEAAE; from the coding sequence ATGACGGCTGATCGCAAGAAGGAGGCCCGCGACAAATTCCTGCTCGGCGGGATCGTCGTGCGGGCCGGACTGTCGAAGGCGGACCGCGCCTTCCTGCTCGGCGGGCTCATCGAACTGGCGCGTGTCGTGTCCGGCTCGCCGGAATATCGGCGGCTGCGCGATGTCGGCGAGGAAGCCTTCAAGGCTCCCGCCCTCGATGGCGGCCGAGCGATGCTGGAGGCTGCGGAGTGA
- a CDS encoding TraC family protein: protein MAAKSSILDIDAQIEKLRERRKTLIVKSAERFARAATKAGLAEMEIADEEVDRIFEEIAARFRKAEKKGAGGASGSARGQPGGGTGAATEVPHDG from the coding sequence ATGGCTGCGAAATCGTCGATTCTGGATATCGACGCGCAAATCGAGAAGCTGCGCGAACGTCGTAAAACTTTGATAGTAAAATCCGCCGAGCGGTTTGCACGCGCCGCCACGAAGGCGGGGCTGGCGGAGATGGAGATTGCCGACGAGGAGGTCGATCGCATCTTCGAGGAGATCGCGGCGCGATTTCGCAAAGCGGAGAAGAAAGGGGCTGGTGGCGCATCTGGTTCGGCGCGTGGACAGCCAGGTGGCGGGACTGGAGCGGCGACGGAGGTTCCTCATGACGGCTGA
- the traA gene encoding Ti-type conjugative transfer relaxase TraA — protein MAIMFVRAQVISRGAGRSIVSAAAYRHRARMMDEQVGTSFSYRGGATELKHEELALPDQVPAWLRNAIEGKSVAGASEALWNAVEAFEARSDAQLARELIIALPEELTRAENIALVQEFVRDNLTSKGMIADWVYHDKDGNPHIHLMTALRPLTEEGFGPKKVPVLGEDGEPLRVVTPDRPKGKIVYKLWAGDKETMKAWKIGWAETANRHLALAGHDIRLDGRSYAEQGLDGIAQKHLGPEKAALARKGVEMYFAPADLARRQDMADRLLAEPELLLKQLGNERSTFDEKDIAKALHRYVDDPEDFANIRARLMASDDLVLLKSQQVERQTGKVAEPAVFTTREILRIEYDMAQSAEVLSKRTGFGIAESKVEAAVRQVETADPEKPFKLDREQVEAVRHVTGDSAIAAVVGLGGAGKSTLLAAARVAWEGEHHRVFGAALAGKAAEGLEDSSGIKSRTLASWEIAWENGRDLLERDNVFVIDEAGMVSSQQMARVLKTVEDAGAKAVLVGDAMQLQPIQAGAAFRAISERIGSAELAGVRRQREGWARDASRLFARGKVEEGLDAYAQRSRIVETEHRTEVVERIVADWSAARDEAIARSQTEGHGGRLRGDEMLVLAHTNDDVKRLNSELRGVMNVAGALTGAREFQTERGVREFAAGDRIIFLENARFLEPRARRLGPQYVKNGMLGTVVATGDLRGGPLLSVRLDSGRDVVISEDSYRNIDHGYAATIHKSQGATVDRTFVLATGMMDQHLTYVSMTRHRDQAMLYAAREDFEPKPEWGRKPRADHAAGVTGELVETGEAKFRPDDDDVEESPYADVRTEDGSIHRVWGVSLPKALAKGGVSEGDTVTLRKDGVETVKVDVTITDLETGEKRTEKREVHRNVWTAELKETAFDRQERIERESHRPELFRQMVERLGRSGAKTTTLDFESEAGYQAHARDFARRRGIDLAAEVAAGMEEGAGRRLAWLAEKREQVAKLWERASVALGFAIEREKSVSYNEERSETVAPRIPEDRPYLIPPTTRFARSIEEEARRAQLASERWKEREAILRPVLEKIYRDPESALARLNVLASDAGMEPRRLAEDLVMRPQRLGRLQGSEHLVDGRAARDNRNAAMAALSDLLPLARSHATEFRRQAERFGIREEQRRGHMSLSIPALSKPAMARLVEIEAVRARGGPDAYKTAFAYAVEDRLLVQEVKAVNEALTARFGWSAFTEKADAVAERNMVERMPDDLASDRREKLARLFMVVRRFAEEQHLAERKDRSKVVAGASVEPGKETSAGLPMLAAVTEFKTSVEDEARVRAPEVAHYGHNRAALVDTAGRIWRDPAGAVDKIESLIVKGISGERIAAAVANDPAAYGALRGSDRIMDRLLAVGRERKDALQAVPEAESRVRSLGASYATAFANATQAITEERQRMGVAIPGLSPAADEALRALAAAMKKKDAKLNVAAGSLDPRIWEEFAGVSRSLDLRFGRDAILRGEKDVVNRVSPGQRRPFEAMQERLKILQETVRMGSSQRIVAERQRRAIDRGRGVIR, from the coding sequence GTGGCGATCATGTTCGTCAGAGCGCAGGTGATCAGCAGAGGGGCAGGGCGCAGCATCGTCTCGGCCGCCGCCTACCGTCACCGCGCCCGGATGATGGATGAGCAGGTCGGTACCTCCTTCAGCTATAGGGGCGGCGCGACCGAGCTGAAGCACGAGGAGCTGGCGCTGCCGGATCAGGTTCCGGCCTGGCTGCGGAACGCTATCGAAGGGAAGAGCGTCGCGGGTGCGAGCGAGGCGCTGTGGAATGCCGTGGAGGCCTTCGAGGCGCGGTCGGATGCCCAGCTTGCCCGCGAGTTGATCATTGCGCTGCCGGAGGAACTGACGCGGGCGGAGAACATCGCCCTCGTGCAGGAATTCGTCCGGGACAATCTGACCTCGAAGGGCATGATCGCCGACTGGGTCTATCACGACAAAGACGGCAATCCGCACATTCATCTGATGACGGCGCTGCGTCCGCTGACGGAGGAGGGGTTCGGTCCGAAGAAAGTGCCGGTCCTCGGCGAGGACGGCGAGCCGCTGCGGGTCGTCACGCCGGACCGGCCGAAGGGCAAGATCGTCTACAAGCTCTGGGCCGGCGACAAGGAAACCATGAAGGCATGGAAGATCGGCTGGGCGGAAACGGCGAACCGGCATCTGGCGCTCGCCGGCCATGATATCCGTCTCGACGGGCGCTCGTACGCCGAGCAGGGCCTCGATGGCATCGCACAGAAACATCTCGGCCCGGAGAAAGCGGCGCTCGCCCGCAAGGGCGTCGAGATGTATTTTGCGCCGGCCGATCTGGCGCGGCGGCAGGATATGGCCGACCGGCTGCTCGCCGAGCCGGAGCTTCTACTGAAGCAGCTCGGCAACGAACGGTCCACCTTCGATGAGAAGGATATCGCCAAGGCGCTGCATCGTTATGTCGACGACCCCGAGGATTTCGCAAACATTCGCGCCCGCCTGATGGCGTCCGACGATCTTGTTCTGTTGAAGTCGCAGCAGGTGGAGCGGCAGACCGGCAAGGTGGCGGAGCCTGCCGTCTTCACCACGCGTGAGATCCTGCGCATCGAATATGATATGGCGCAGTCTGCGGAAGTCCTATCGAAGCGCACCGGTTTCGGTATCGCGGAATCGAAGGTTGAAGCAGCCGTGCGTCAGGTCGAAACGGCCGATCCGGAAAAACCGTTCAAGCTCGACCGAGAGCAGGTCGAAGCCGTCCGTCACGTCACCGGCGATAGTGCGATTGCGGCCGTCGTCGGTCTTGGCGGCGCGGGCAAGTCCACGCTGCTTGCCGCCGCGCGCGTTGCCTGGGAGGGTGAACATCATCGCGTCTTCGGCGCTGCCTTGGCCGGCAAGGCGGCCGAAGGGCTGGAAGACAGTTCCGGCATCAAGTCGCGCACGCTCGCGTCATGGGAAATAGCCTGGGAGAACGGGCGCGATCTCCTGGAGCGCGACAATGTCTTCGTCATCGACGAGGCCGGCATGGTGTCGTCGCAGCAGATGGCGCGTGTGTTGAAGACGGTCGAGGATGCCGGCGCGAAGGCCGTTCTGGTCGGCGACGCCATGCAGCTTCAGCCAATACAGGCCGGTGCGGCTTTCCGGGCAATATCGGAACGGATCGGTTCCGCCGAGCTTGCCGGTGTCCGCCGCCAACGCGAGGGATGGGCGCGCGATGCCTCGCGTCTCTTCGCCCGCGGTAAGGTCGAGGAGGGATTGGACGCCTATGCCCAGCGAAGCCGGATCGTCGAAACCGAGCACCGCACGGAAGTCGTCGAGCGGATCGTTGCGGATTGGAGCGCCGCGCGCGACGAAGCCATCGCGCGGTCACAGACGGAAGGTCATGGCGGCCGGCTGCGGGGCGACGAGATGCTGGTGCTCGCGCACACCAACGACGATGTGAAGCGTCTCAATAGCGAACTGCGCGGCGTGATGAACGTTGCCGGCGCGCTGACAGGCGCACGCGAGTTCCAGACCGAGCGCGGCGTGCGGGAATTCGCAGCCGGCGACCGCATCATCTTTCTCGAAAATGCTCGCTTCCTCGAACCAAGGGCGCGCCGCCTCGGCCCGCAGTATGTGAAGAACGGCATGCTCGGAACGGTCGTTGCGACCGGGGACCTGCGTGGTGGTCCGTTGCTCTCGGTTCGCCTCGACAGCGGTCGAGACGTCGTCATCAGTGAGGACAGCTATCGCAATATCGACCATGGCTATGCGGCGACGATCCACAAGTCTCAGGGCGCCACTGTCGACCGGACCTTCGTGCTCGCCACCGGTATGATGGACCAGCATCTGACCTATGTGTCGATGACCCGCCATCGCGATCAGGCAATGCTCTATGCGGCGCGCGAGGATTTCGAGCCGAAGCCGGAATGGGGCCGCAAGCCGCGTGCCGATCACGCCGCCGGGGTCACCGGTGAGCTTGTGGAGACGGGCGAGGCGAAGTTCCGGCCGGACGACGATGATGTGGAGGAAAGCCCCTATGCCGATGTCCGCACGGAGGACGGATCGATCCATCGGGTCTGGGGCGTGAGCCTGCCGAAGGCGCTGGCGAAGGGCGGCGTTTCGGAAGGCGACACGGTCACGCTCCGCAAGGACGGCGTCGAGACGGTAAAGGTCGACGTCACCATCACCGATCTGGAGACGGGCGAGAAGCGAACGGAGAAACGCGAAGTTCACCGCAATGTCTGGACTGCGGAACTGAAGGAAACGGCCTTTGACCGCCAGGAGCGGATCGAGCGAGAGAGCCATCGGCCGGAATTGTTCAGGCAGATGGTCGAACGTCTCGGCCGTTCGGGCGCGAAGACCACGACGCTCGATTTCGAAAGCGAGGCCGGCTACCAGGCGCACGCCCGCGATTTTGCCCGGCGTCGCGGTATCGACTTGGCTGCCGAGGTCGCGGCCGGAATGGAGGAGGGGGCCGGGCGGCGGCTGGCCTGGCTTGCGGAGAAGCGGGAACAGGTGGCGAAGCTGTGGGAGCGCGCCAGCGTGGCGCTCGGTTTCGCGATCGAACGGGAGAAGAGTGTCTCCTATAATGAGGAGCGTTCGGAAACCGTCGCGCCACGAATTCCCGAGGATCGACCATACCTCATCCCGCCGACGACGCGATTTGCCCGTAGCATCGAGGAGGAAGCCCGCCGGGCGCAACTCGCTTCGGAACGATGGAAGGAGCGGGAGGCTATTCTTCGCCCGGTCCTGGAGAAAATCTATCGTGATCCTGAGAGCGCGTTGGCCAGGCTGAACGTGCTGGCGTCGGATGCCGGCATGGAGCCGCGCCGCCTCGCTGAAGATCTCGTGATGCGCCCGCAGCGGCTTGGCCGTCTGCAGGGATCGGAACATCTGGTCGATGGCCGCGCCGCGCGGGACAATCGGAACGCAGCGATGGCGGCCCTGTCGGATCTGCTGCCGCTCGCTCGGTCGCATGCGACGGAATTCCGCAGACAGGCGGAACGGTTCGGCATTCGCGAGGAACAGAGGCGAGGGCATATGTCCCTGTCCATTCCCGCGCTCTCGAAACCGGCCATGGCGCGTCTCGTCGAAATCGAGGCGGTCCGCGCGCGCGGCGGACCCGACGCCTACAAGACCGCCTTCGCCTATGCCGTCGAGGACCGTTTGCTGGTCCAGGAGGTTAAGGCGGTCAATGAGGCGCTGACAGCGCGCTTCGGATGGTCCGCCTTCACGGAGAAGGCCGATGCCGTGGCCGAGCGCAACATGGTCGAGCGCATGCCGGACGATCTTGCTTCCGACCGACGCGAGAAACTGGCGCGGCTCTTCATGGTCGTGCGTCGCTTTGCCGAGGAACAGCATCTTGCCGAAAGGAAGGACCGTTCGAAGGTGGTTGCCGGCGCCAGCGTCGAGCCGGGGAAGGAGACGAGTGCCGGGTTGCCCATGCTCGCCGCCGTGACGGAGTTCAAGACCTCGGTCGAGGACGAGGCGCGGGTGAGGGCGCCCGAGGTCGCCCACTACGGCCACAATCGCGCAGCCCTTGTCGATACGGCCGGGCGCATCTGGCGCGATCCCGCCGGCGCAGTCGACAAGATCGAGAGCCTGATCGTCAAGGGCATTTCGGGCGAGCGGATCGCAGCGGCCGTCGCCAACGATCCCGCGGCCTATGGCGCGCTGCGCGGTTCCGATCGCATCATGGACAGATTGCTGGCTGTCGGCCGGGAGCGGAAAGACGCGCTTCAGGCCGTGCCGGAAGCGGAGAGCCGTGTCCGGTCACTCGGCGCATCCTATGCCACCGCATTCGCCAACGCGACCCAGGCAATCACCGAGGAACGCCAACGGATGGGCGTCGCCATTCCCGGCCTGTCGCCGGCGGCAGACGAGGCGTTGCGCGCGTTGGCAGCGGCCATGAAAAAGAAGGACGCCAAGCTCAATGTCGCAGCCGGGTCGCTCGATCCCCGTATCTGGGAGGAATTTGCCGGCGTCAGCCGATCGCTCGATCTGCGGTTCGGCCGCGACGCGATACTGCGCGGTGAGAAGGACGTGGTCAACCGGGTGTCGCCGGGACAGCGCCGGCCATTCGAGGCGATGCAGGAACGCCTGAAGATATTGCAGGAGACCGTCCGCATGGGCAGCAGTCAGAGAATCGTAGCGGAACGCCAGCGCCGGGCGATCGACCGCGGCCGGGGCGTCATCCGGTGA
- a CDS encoding BID domain-containing T4SS effector: MADDQASGPLSPERNESIFRKDILPDYLPETMKPAGRPRMILLGGQPGAGKTAVLVVSHAELDQAGPTIRIVGDDLRSYHPQFLAFQKQDAETASQFTQADAGRWTEKLLAAAVERKVNIVFETTMRTPENVARVIGMARAGGYDIEARAVAVNPRLSWQGNHHRFEEMLHAGDAARIPPQHVHDAAVTGLRISLEKVETENLVDRVQLRTRGGTILYDNERGSAGWSLPPEARTALEREQTRPMTRGELQRFSDDWSHVLARMEERRAPEDRIAAVRTRALEDVNHLLAQRREADGDDGSRRGRSIFQTRADGLGMFVELYDNALRDAERRPIGNIDAHAVGRLAQSFTALKLVEAARDLGLLPADGTIVATRAMVQDKRGAREFPAAHRLPADLAVETPNGERRRLAEHFDVQLNQVAIDREVFGRTDRLSRMANIVDSWLETAGLRKTLARAANDVASGRMSASAAMSDIVEPGYAAAVARTRQRLERNMALAERTAIATSIVDQRGEPFRAMLDDLRLRTGDLDNRARAKAMMDEILAETARHERLDAERRRAAEEFARGIADNERSLGARWDVDQSTRRSNVLVPGRDLPDLTENEIADRLHGSARLADKRAEIENLSRLVFGNSQAVASSVASIRDARTGTAAGDDVREGRLGEMAGERKGWLRGPSPERQAAEAHAPQLAAALADYGHAVDFERHQIMTQHREAQARQRVEIPAPSPKLTEVLRSDGHDQVRRLNSEPSLRRELETLTLAISRRLSPADKADLKEGNVARLASSLGATRDQAATLRQVHDQTRAVQDRNLRQNRDLSRGNQIGFRR; this comes from the coding sequence ATGGCGGACGATCAGGCATCCGGCCCGCTCTCGCCGGAGAGGAACGAGAGCATTTTCCGCAAGGACATCCTTCCCGACTATCTGCCGGAGACGATGAAGCCGGCGGGGCGGCCGCGGATGATCTTGCTCGGCGGCCAGCCGGGGGCCGGCAAGACGGCCGTTCTGGTCGTAAGCCATGCGGAGCTCGATCAAGCGGGGCCGACGATCCGCATCGTCGGTGACGATCTCCGATCCTATCATCCGCAATTCCTTGCATTCCAGAAGCAGGATGCGGAAACCGCGTCGCAGTTTACCCAAGCCGATGCCGGGCGCTGGACGGAAAAGCTGCTGGCGGCCGCCGTGGAGCGGAAGGTCAATATCGTGTTCGAGACGACGATGCGCACGCCGGAGAATGTCGCCCGCGTCATCGGCATGGCGCGCGCCGGTGGCTACGACATCGAGGCGCGAGCGGTCGCCGTCAATCCACGGCTAAGCTGGCAGGGCAACCACCATCGCTTTGAGGAGATGCTGCATGCTGGTGACGCGGCGCGCATTCCGCCGCAGCACGTTCACGATGCCGCTGTCACCGGATTGCGCATCAGCCTCGAGAAGGTAGAGACGGAAAACCTCGTCGACCGTGTCCAGCTTCGAACGCGGGGCGGAACGATCCTCTATGACAATGAACGAGGCTCGGCCGGTTGGTCGCTTCCTCCCGAGGCGCGGACCGCCCTTGAACGGGAGCAAACGCGGCCGATGACGCGCGGCGAGCTGCAGCGGTTCTCCGATGATTGGAGCCACGTTCTCGCCCGCATGGAGGAGCGGCGGGCGCCTGAGGACCGGATTGCAGCCGTCAGGACGAGGGCCCTTGAGGACGTGAACCATTTGCTTGCGCAGCGGCGAGAGGCAGATGGCGACGATGGATCTCGACGTGGGCGATCGATCTTCCAGACACGCGCTGATGGGCTTGGCATGTTCGTCGAACTCTACGACAATGCGCTGCGCGATGCCGAGCGCCGCCCGATCGGCAACATCGATGCCCATGCTGTCGGGCGGCTCGCGCAAAGCTTCACGGCATTGAAACTCGTCGAGGCCGCCCGCGACCTTGGCCTCTTGCCCGCCGACGGCACGATCGTCGCGACACGCGCCATGGTCCAGGACAAGCGCGGCGCCCGAGAGTTTCCCGCCGCCCACCGCCTGCCGGCCGACCTCGCGGTCGAAACGCCGAATGGGGAGCGCCGGCGGCTGGCGGAGCACTTCGATGTCCAGCTCAACCAGGTCGCCATCGACCGCGAGGTGTTCGGTCGGACGGATCGACTGTCCCGTATGGCGAATATCGTCGATTCTTGGCTGGAGACTGCCGGCCTGCGCAAAACGCTGGCTCGGGCGGCAAATGACGTCGCATCCGGACGCATGTCCGCGAGCGCTGCCATGTCGGATATCGTGGAGCCCGGCTACGCGGCGGCCGTCGCCCGCACCCGCCAGCGCCTGGAACGGAACATGGCGCTTGCCGAGCGCACCGCAATCGCCACCTCGATCGTCGACCAGCGCGGCGAACCGTTTCGCGCGATGCTGGATGACTTGCGCCTGCGAACCGGCGATCTCGATAACCGGGCGCGGGCAAAGGCCATGATGGACGAAATCCTGGCGGAGACCGCGCGGCACGAGCGGCTTGACGCCGAGCGGCGGCGCGCGGCCGAGGAATTTGCGCGCGGCATTGCCGATAACGAGCGCAGTCTGGGTGCAAGGTGGGATGTAGATCAAAGCACCAGACGCTCCAACGTCCTCGTGCCGGGGCGGGATCTCCCCGACCTGACCGAGAATGAAATTGCCGACAGGCTGCACGGTTCCGCACGTCTCGCCGACAAGCGCGCCGAGATCGAAAACCTGTCACGTCTCGTCTTCGGCAATAGCCAGGCGGTGGCATCGTCGGTGGCGAGCATCCGCGATGCTCGCACCGGAACAGCGGCCGGCGACGATGTCCGCGAGGGGCGTCTGGGGGAAATGGCCGGGGAGAGGAAAGGCTGGTTGCGCGGCCCAAGTCCCGAGCGGCAGGCAGCCGAAGCCCATGCGCCGCAGCTTGCGGCGGCACTCGCGGATTACGGACATGCGGTGGATTTCGAGCGGCACCAGATTATGACCCAGCATCGTGAAGCGCAGGCGCGGCAGCGGGTCGAAATTCCGGCGCCGTCGCCAAAGCTCACGGAAGTCTTGAGGAGCGATGGTCACGATCAGGTCCGTCGCCTGAACAGCGAGCCGTCCCTTCGTCGCGAGCTGGAGACGCTGACGCTTGCGATCAGCAGACGTCTATCGCCGGCTGACAAGGCAGATCTGAAAGAGGGCAATGTCGCTCGGCTCGCCTCTTCGCTCGGCGCGACGCGCGACCAGGCCGCAACGCTGAGGCAGGTCCATGACCAGACGCGGGCCGTGCAGGACAGAAACCTACGCCAGAACCGCGATCTCTCTCGTGGAAACCAGATCGGATTCCGCCGTTGA